In Sorghum bicolor cultivar BTx623 chromosome 8, Sorghum_bicolor_NCBIv3, whole genome shotgun sequence, one genomic interval encodes:
- the LOC110429765 gene encoding nucleobase-ascorbate transporter 3, producing the protein MGETNEQPPPPPPVAAPPPMMAMMVPPVGAGAIHPPHEQFHHLNYCVHSNPSWVQVAALAFLHYLVMLGSTVMLASVIVPAMGGNAGDKARVIQSLLFMSGINTLIQTLIGTRLPTVMNASFAFVVPVLSIAREIESNNDLLNDHERFKHTMRTAQGALIVASILNMILGFSTIWAAYAKKFSPVIMTPVVCVVGLGLFEIGFPQVGKCVEIGLPMLILAVLVQQYVPNYFGYIHPRVTFLFERYSLLLCIGIVWAFAAILTAAGAYDHVSLKTQQHCRTDKSRLISSAPWVKVPLPFQWGPPIFTAGHSFGMMGAVLVAAFESTGAHFATARLAGATPPPAHVLSRSVGLQGIGMFLGGIFSCPTGSSVSVENIGLLGLTKVGSRRVVQISTGFMIFFSLFGKFGAFFASIPLPIFAAIYCILFGIVAAVGVSFMQFANKNSMRNIYIIGLSLFLGISIPQYFNEYTSSADGRGPARTNAGWFNDIINTVFASGPTVALIVASVLDNTLEFRGYESDRGLSWFQPFLRRHKGYSDPRNEEFYSFPIRVHDFIPSRFL; encoded by the exons ATGGGAGAGACGAacgagcagccgccgccgccgccgccggtcgccgcgccgccgcccatGATGGCCATGATGGTGCCGCCCGTCGGCGCGGGCGCCATCCACCCGCCCCACGAGCAGTTCCACCACCTCAACTACTGCGTCCACTCGAATCCGTCCTGGG TTCAGGTGGCAGCACTTGCATTCCTTCACTATCTTGTGATGTTGGGTTCTACCGTCATGCTTGCATCAGTTATTGTTCCTGCAATGGGTGGTAACGCT GGTGACAAGGCTCGAGTCATTCAATCGTTGCTCTTTATGAGTGGCATAAATACACTGATTCAAACACTTATTGGAACGAGACTTCCAACAGTTATGAATGCCTCTTTTGCATTTGTTGTCCCAGTGCTCTCAATAGCAAGAGAGATCGAGTCAAATAATGACTTGCTGAATGATCACGAG AGATTTAAACACACAATGAGAACAGCACAAGGAGCTCTGATTGTGGCTTCCATCCTCAACATGATTCTTGGGTTCAGCACGATATGGGCAGCATATGCCAA GAAGTTCAGCCCTGTAATAATGACCCCTGTTGTTTGTGTTGTTGGTCTTGGACTATTCGAAATTGGCTTTCCCCAG GTTGGGAAATGTGTGGAGATTGGGCTTCCAATGCTAATTCTTGCGGTGCTTGTGCAACAG TATGTGCCAAATTACTTCGGTTATATCCATCCACGGGTCACCTTCTTGTTTGAGAGGTATTCGTTGCTTCTTTGTATCGGCATTGTGTGGGCCTTTGCAGCCATTCTTACTGCTGCGGGTGCATACGACCATGTTTCACTTAAGACACAGCAGCACTGCCGCACTGATAAGTCTCGACTCATCTCATCGGCACCATG GGTTAAAGTTCCATTGCCATTCCAATGGGGTCCTCCAATCTTCACTGCTGGTCATTCATTTGGGATGATGGGTGCTGTACTTGTTGCAGCCTTTGAG TCAACTGGAGCACACTTTGCTACTGCTCGTCTAGCGGGTGCTACACCACCTCCAGCTCATGTCCTTAGTCGGAGCGTTGGCTTGCAG GGTATTGGAATGTTCCTGGGGGGGATCTTTAGTTGTCCGACAGGCTCATCTGTATCAGT TGAAAATATTGGCCTCCTTGGTCTGACCAAAGTCGGAAGTAGGAGAGTCGTCCAGATATCAACTGGGTTTATGATCTTCTTCTCCCTATttg GTAAGTTTGGTGCCTTCTTTGCATCAATTCCATTGCCAATCTTTGCAGCAATTTACTGCATCTTGTTTGGCATTGTAG CTGCTGTGGGAGTCTCCTTCATGCAGTTTGCCAACAAAAACTCCATGAGGAACATCTATATCATTGGACTCTCATTGTTCCTTGGCATCTCAATCCCTCAATACTTCAATGAATACACTTCTTCAGCTGACGGCCGTGGACCTGCCCGGACAAACGCTGGATGG TTCAACGACATCATAAACACCGTGTTTGCTTCCGGCCCGACGGTGGCGCTAATTGTTGCTTCTGTCCTGGATAACACATTGGAGTTCAGGGGCTACGAGTCCGACCGGGGGCTCTCATGGTTTCAGCCATTCCTGCGTCGCCATAAAGGATACTCGGACCCCAGGAACGAGGAGTTCTATAGCTTCCCAATCAGGGTTCATGACTTCATCCCAAGCCGATTTCTCTGA